The following are encoded together in the Rhizobium tumorigenes genome:
- a CDS encoding ABC transporter transmembrane domain-containing protein gives MSETGEAGAKPRKSIRPLGRLLPYLRRYRRMVTGAVIALALAAITSLALPLAVRRLIDHGFAQSDGTFINSYFVMLMVMAVVLAMSSALRYYFVITLGERIVSDLRREVFDHVTRLSPSFFDINQSGEIMSRLTADTTQIKSAVGATASVALRNIILCFGAMGMMIFTSPKLSSIVLIAIPLVVFPLVAFGRNVRKRSRAAQDMLADASAYANETIGATRTIQAFNGENAAAARYGGAVENAYEAARSAVKSRALLTGFAITMIFGSVVAVLWVGAQNVLSGTMSPGTLSQFLLYSVISAGSLGALSEVWGELSQAAGAADRIGELLAERSAIAEPEYPLPLPTPRVGRVEFLDINFAYPSRPGKAALHGLSLGVRPGETVAIVGPSGAGKSTIFSLILRFYDPQSGTVSVDGIDTRQLSLDTLRSQIAIVPQDVTIFAASIHDNIAFSRPGATREEVRSAAIAAQADEFISRLDEGYDTPTGERGITLSGGQRQRIAIARAVLKNAPILLLDEATSALDAESEMLVQKALDDLMETRTTIVIAHRLATVLKADRILVLDHGRIVEEGTHQSLVQHGGIYAKLARLQFDTGIEQRLTMVN, from the coding sequence GTGTCAGAAACGGGAGAGGCAGGCGCCAAGCCACGCAAATCCATTCGACCGCTCGGACGCCTGCTGCCCTATCTGCGGCGCTACCGTCGCATGGTTACCGGCGCCGTCATCGCCCTCGCGCTCGCAGCCATCACGTCGCTAGCCCTGCCGCTTGCCGTCCGCCGGCTGATCGACCACGGGTTTGCACAGAGCGACGGAACCTTCATCAACAGCTACTTCGTCATGCTGATGGTGATGGCCGTCGTGCTCGCCATGTCGAGCGCGCTGCGCTACTATTTCGTCATCACGCTGGGCGAGCGCATCGTCTCAGACCTGCGCCGGGAAGTCTTCGACCATGTGACCCGCCTGTCCCCGTCCTTCTTCGATATCAACCAGTCCGGCGAGATCATGTCGCGGCTGACCGCCGACACCACGCAGATCAAGTCGGCCGTCGGCGCCACCGCGTCGGTCGCGCTCCGCAACATCATCCTCTGTTTCGGTGCCATGGGCATGATGATCTTCACCAGCCCGAAACTGTCAAGCATCGTGCTGATCGCCATTCCCTTGGTGGTGTTCCCACTGGTCGCCTTCGGCCGCAACGTCCGCAAGCGTTCGCGCGCGGCGCAGGACATGTTGGCGGACGCCTCTGCCTATGCCAACGAGACAATCGGCGCCACCCGCACCATCCAGGCCTTCAACGGCGAGAACGCCGCTGCCGCCCGCTATGGCGGCGCCGTAGAGAACGCCTACGAGGCCGCTCGCTCGGCCGTCAAATCCCGCGCCCTGCTGACAGGATTTGCCATCACCATGATCTTCGGCAGCGTCGTTGCCGTCCTCTGGGTCGGCGCCCAGAATGTTCTGTCAGGAACCATGTCGCCGGGAACGCTCAGCCAGTTCCTGCTTTACTCCGTCATATCAGCCGGATCGCTTGGTGCCCTTTCAGAAGTCTGGGGTGAGCTTTCTCAGGCCGCCGGCGCCGCAGACCGGATTGGAGAACTGCTGGCGGAACGCTCGGCCATCGCAGAGCCGGAATATCCCCTCCCCCTGCCGACGCCCCGCGTTGGCCGCGTCGAATTTTTGGATATCAATTTCGCCTATCCGTCGCGCCCCGGCAAGGCAGCCCTTCATGGTCTGTCCCTCGGGGTCCGGCCGGGCGAGACTGTTGCCATCGTCGGACCCTCCGGTGCCGGCAAGAGCACCATATTCTCGCTGATCCTGCGCTTCTACGACCCGCAGAGCGGCACCGTCTCTGTCGACGGTATCGATACCCGCCAGCTATCGCTCGATACACTCCGCTCGCAGATCGCCATCGTTCCCCAGGATGTGACGATCTTTGCGGCCTCTATCCATGACAACATCGCCTTCAGCCGCCCTGGAGCGACGCGCGAGGAGGTCCGCTCGGCCGCCATTGCGGCCCAGGCGGATGAATTCATCAGCCGCCTCGACGAAGGCTATGACACGCCCACCGGCGAGCGCGGCATCACGCTCTCCGGCGGCCAGCGCCAGCGCATTGCGATTGCCCGCGCCGTGCTCAAGAACGCACCCATCCTGCTGCTCGACGAAGCAACGTCGGCGCTCGATGCCGAGAGCGAGATGCTCGTCCAGAAAGCGCTCGACGACCTCATGGAAACCCGCACCACCATCGTCATCGCCCACCGGCTGGCGACCGTCCTGAAAGCGGACCGCATCCTCGTGCTCGATCATGGCCGCATCGTCGAGGAAGGCACCCACCAGAGCCTCGTCCAGCACGGCGGCATCTACGCCAAGCTTGCCCGGCTGCAATTCGACACCGGCATCGAGCAGCGCCTGACGATGGTCAACTGA
- a CDS encoding YegP family protein — MYKFEVYKDKAGEFRFRFKASNGESMFSSEGYKAKASAMHAIESIKKNTPGAEIDDQTSATV, encoded by the coding sequence ATGTACAAATTTGAAGTCTACAAGGACAAAGCCGGCGAATTTCGTTTCCGGTTCAAGGCATCAAACGGGGAATCGATGTTCTCGTCGGAAGGCTACAAGGCAAAGGCCTCCGCCATGCACGCTATCGAGTCGATCAAGAAGAACACACCCGGCGCCGAAATCGACGACCAAACCAGCGCAACGGTCTGA
- a CDS encoding peptidoglycan -binding protein: MALSRNRRTQRTIDYWPGFVDALSTLLMAIMFLLTVFVIGQFILSRQLSGRDEVLARLNGQINELTQLLALEKSGKQDLEDSVANLQASLASAQTEKSRLQTLLAAGSGSTEASQSKIGSLTQQLDDQKQASTRALSQVDLLNQQIAALRNQIAAVEAALQASEAKDDSSQVKIADLGRRLNVALAQKVQELNRYRSDFFGRLREILSDRDNIRIVGDRFVFQSEVLFPSGGSDLNPQGLTEMTKLAKALIDVAKEIPPEINWVLRVDGHTDNVPLSGNGKYADNWALSSARAIAVVKYLISQGVPADRLVAAGFGEFQPIAPGDTPEARATNRRIELKLTEK; this comes from the coding sequence ATGGCGCTCTCGCGCAACCGCCGGACCCAGCGAACCATCGACTACTGGCCCGGCTTCGTCGACGCGCTGTCGACGCTGCTGATGGCGATCATGTTCCTGCTGACCGTGTTCGTCATCGGCCAGTTCATCCTCAGCCGCCAGCTCAGCGGTCGCGACGAGGTTCTTGCCCGGCTGAACGGCCAGATCAACGAATTGACTCAACTACTGGCTCTGGAAAAGAGCGGCAAGCAGGATCTCGAGGATTCAGTTGCCAACCTGCAGGCGTCGCTGGCCTCGGCGCAAACCGAGAAGTCGCGGCTCCAGACGTTGCTGGCGGCAGGCTCCGGCAGCACGGAAGCTTCGCAAAGCAAGATCGGCAGCCTCACACAGCAACTCGATGATCAGAAGCAGGCGAGCACTCGGGCGCTCAGCCAGGTCGACCTGCTGAACCAGCAGATCGCCGCGCTGCGCAACCAGATTGCGGCGGTCGAGGCGGCCCTGCAGGCTTCGGAAGCCAAGGACGATTCCTCGCAGGTGAAGATTGCCGATCTCGGCCGGCGGCTGAACGTCGCTCTCGCCCAGAAGGTGCAGGAGCTCAACCGCTACCGTTCGGACTTCTTCGGGCGCCTGCGCGAAATCCTGTCTGACCGCGACAATATCCGCATCGTCGGCGATCGCTTCGTCTTCCAGTCGGAAGTTCTTTTTCCGTCGGGCGGGTCAGACCTCAATCCGCAGGGCCTGACCGAAATGACCAAGCTCGCGAAAGCGCTGATCGACGTCGCCAAGGAAATCCCGCCGGAGATCAACTGGGTGCTGCGTGTCGACGGTCATACCGACAATGTGCCGCTGTCCGGGAATGGCAAGTATGCCGATAACTGGGCCCTGTCGTCCGCCCGCGCCATCGCAGTCGTCAAATACCTGATCTCGCAAGGTGTGCCGGCAGACCGGCTGGTAGCGGCAGGTTTTGGCGAATTCCAGCCGATCGCACCCGGCGATACGCCGGAAGCGCGCGCTACCAACCGGCGCATCGAGCTTAAACTGACCGAGAAATAG
- a CDS encoding MotA/TolQ/ExbB proton channel family protein: MKNVKLSDLGSTDDPMQSRAYRLSSPMAFFWTMILFLIIVGFIVAILFRQGQEAFMHNPGLNGLILGVLVVGIILVFNHVLSLRPEVRWFNSFRVVGDADKVDLNPKLLAPMRALLGSRKSMSLSTATLRSILDSIASRLDESRDISRYLIGLLVFLGLLGTFWGLIGTIGSINKVIQSLDVAEGGDILGTLKESLAAPLVGMGTAFSSSLLGLSGSLILGFLDLQAGRAQNRFYTELENWLSSVTDVGSDMSSVPDAANGASADDVRALSEQMRQIAEEGGSGQRSVAAMANLADGIQGLVKNMRNEQQMLRDWIEAQQEEAKSMRRTLDRLSDRIGSIEKTGSK, translated from the coding sequence ATGAAAAATGTGAAATTGTCGGATCTTGGGTCGACTGACGATCCGATGCAGAGCCGCGCATACAGGCTATCGAGCCCGATGGCCTTCTTCTGGACGATGATCCTGTTTCTCATCATCGTCGGCTTTATCGTAGCCATCCTGTTCCGCCAGGGGCAGGAAGCCTTCATGCACAATCCGGGCCTGAACGGCCTGATCCTCGGCGTTCTCGTCGTCGGCATCATCCTTGTTTTCAACCATGTACTTTCCCTCAGACCGGAAGTCCGCTGGTTCAATTCGTTCCGCGTCGTCGGCGATGCCGACAAGGTCGACCTCAATCCGAAACTGCTGGCACCGATGCGCGCGCTTCTCGGCAGCCGCAAGTCGATGTCGCTCTCGACTGCCACGTTGCGCTCCATCCTCGATTCAATTGCCTCGCGGCTCGACGAATCCCGCGATATTTCGCGCTATCTGATCGGCCTGCTGGTGTTCCTCGGCCTGCTCGGCACCTTCTGGGGCCTGATCGGCACGATCGGATCGATCAACAAGGTCATCCAGTCGCTCGATGTGGCAGAGGGTGGCGATATCCTGGGCACGCTGAAGGAAAGCCTCGCCGCTCCGCTGGTCGGCATGGGTACGGCGTTTTCGTCTTCGCTGCTCGGTCTTTCCGGGTCACTGATCCTTGGTTTCCTCGACCTTCAGGCAGGCCGGGCGCAGAACCGCTTCTATACGGAACTGGAAAACTGGCTGTCGTCGGTCACCGATGTCGGTTCCGACATGTCATCGGTGCCAGACGCCGCCAATGGAGCCTCTGCGGATGATGTCCGCGCCTTGTCCGAACAGATGCGCCAGATCGCCGAAGAAGGCGGCAGCGGCCAGCGATCGGTCGCGGCCATGGCCAACCTTGCCGACGGCATCCAGGGACTGGTCAAGAACATGCGCAACGAGCAGCAGATGCTCCGGGACTGGATCGAAGCGCAGCAGGAAGAGGCAAAGTCGATGCGACGGACGCTGGATCGCCTGTCGGATCGCATCGGCAGTATCGAAAAGACCGGGAGCAAGTAG
- a CDS encoding inositol monophosphatase family protein, translating into MARSALLNVMVQAALKAGKSLSRDFGEVQNLQVSVKGPGDFVSQADFKAEKIIREELMKARPTYGFLGEESQEIIGTDGAHRWIVDPLDGTTNFLHGIPLFAVSIGLERNGEIVAGVIFNPATDELYTSERGGGAFLNDRRLRVAGRRVLSDCVITCGVPHLGRGSHGKFLVELRHVMGEVSGVRRLGSAALDLAYVAAGRFDGMWETGLNAWDIAAGVLLIREAGGFLSDFDGGTEMLAKGSIICGNEYIQKALSEVVKRPIPTR; encoded by the coding sequence ATGGCTCGCTCTGCTCTTCTCAATGTCATGGTCCAGGCCGCCCTCAAGGCAGGCAAGTCCCTGAGCCGCGATTTCGGCGAGGTGCAGAACCTGCAGGTCTCCGTCAAGGGCCCCGGCGATTTCGTCTCGCAGGCGGATTTCAAGGCTGAAAAAATCATCCGGGAAGAGCTGATGAAGGCGCGGCCGACCTATGGCTTCCTTGGCGAGGAGAGCCAGGAAATCATCGGCACCGACGGTGCCCATCGCTGGATAGTCGATCCGCTTGATGGAACGACGAACTTCCTGCACGGCATTCCGCTGTTTGCGGTTTCGATCGGCCTGGAACGCAACGGCGAAATCGTCGCCGGCGTCATCTTCAATCCGGCGACGGACGAACTCTACACCTCCGAGCGTGGCGGCGGTGCCTTCCTCAACGATCGTCGCCTGCGTGTTGCCGGCCGCCGCGTGCTGTCGGATTGCGTCATCACCTGCGGCGTCCCGCACCTCGGTCGCGGCAGCCACGGCAAGTTCCTTGTCGAGTTGCGCCATGTCATGGGCGAAGTCTCCGGTGTTCGCCGGCTGGGCTCTGCGGCGCTCGATCTGGCCTATGTGGCAGCCGGTCGCTTCGACGGCATGTGGGAAACCGGACTGAACGCCTGGGATATCGCTGCCGGCGTGCTCCTGATCCGTGAAGCCGGTGGCTTCCTGTCCGATTTCGACGGCGGCACCGAGATGCTTGCGAAGGGCTCGATCATCTGCGGCAACGAGTACATCCAGAAGGCTTTGTCGGAAGTCGTCAAACGGCCGATCCCGACCCGTTAA
- a CDS encoding protein-glutamate methylesterase/protein-glutamine glutaminase — translation MPKKIRVLIIDDSASVRQTLSAILSDDPEIEVMGVAADPFAAARKIQEEIPDVITLDVEMPRMDGITFLRKLMLQRPIPVVMCSSLTEAGSETLLQALEAGAVDIILKPRIGAADYLADEAVRIREVVKAASHARIPGSKRAAEGIAARAGAPAAKLTADVMLPPPTGRAMAKTTEMVVCVGASTGGTEALRALLEALPANSPGMVIVQHMPEKFTAAFAKRLNGLCEVEVKEAVDGDPVLRGHVLIAPGDRHMLLERHGARYSVSVKPGPLVSRHRPSVDVLFRSAARAAGSNAMGVIMTGMGDDGARGMLEMKQAGAYTVAQDEASCVVFGMPKEAIAHGGVDRILPLDQLAREILIAQQKF, via the coding sequence ATGCCAAAGAAAATTCGCGTTCTGATTATCGATGACTCCGCCAGTGTCCGGCAGACCTTGAGCGCGATCCTGTCCGACGATCCCGAAATCGAAGTCATGGGAGTTGCGGCCGACCCGTTTGCAGCGGCACGCAAGATCCAGGAGGAAATTCCGGATGTCATCACCCTCGATGTCGAGATGCCAAGGATGGATGGCATCACCTTTCTGCGCAAGCTGATGCTGCAGCGGCCGATCCCGGTCGTCATGTGCTCGTCGCTTACGGAGGCGGGCTCGGAGACCTTGCTGCAGGCGCTTGAAGCGGGTGCCGTCGATATCATCCTCAAGCCGCGGATTGGCGCTGCAGACTACCTTGCCGACGAGGCGGTGCGGATACGCGAGGTCGTCAAGGCCGCGTCGCACGCTCGAATTCCCGGCAGCAAGCGGGCGGCCGAGGGAATTGCCGCACGGGCTGGCGCCCCCGCAGCAAAGCTGACGGCCGACGTCATGCTGCCACCGCCAACCGGCAGGGCGATGGCAAAGACCACCGAAATGGTTGTTTGCGTCGGAGCTTCGACAGGCGGGACAGAGGCGCTGCGTGCGCTGCTCGAGGCTTTGCCTGCGAACTCTCCGGGCATGGTGATCGTGCAGCACATGCCGGAGAAATTCACTGCTGCGTTCGCAAAGCGGCTGAATGGCCTCTGCGAGGTCGAGGTCAAGGAAGCTGTCGACGGCGATCCTGTGCTGCGCGGCCACGTGCTGATTGCGCCCGGCGACCGGCACATGCTTCTCGAACGCCACGGTGCCCGATATTCCGTGTCTGTAAAGCCGGGGCCGCTCGTTTCCCGCCACCGGCCTTCGGTCGACGTGCTGTTTCGGTCGGCCGCACGGGCTGCCGGCTCGAATGCCATGGGTGTCATCATGACCGGTATGGGGGACGACGGTGCGCGCGGCATGCTGGAAATGAAGCAAGCCGGCGCCTATACGGTTGCCCAGGACGAGGCAAGTTGCGTGGTGTTCGGCATGCCGAAGGAAGCCATCGCCCATGGCGGCGTGGACCGTATCCTGCCGCTTGACCAGTTGGCGCGCGAAATCCTGATTGCGCAGCAGAAGTTCTAG
- a CDS encoding CheR family methyltransferase: protein MRVAQQESQAFGDHISKRNFEKLAQFIYEYSGIKMPTTKLTMLEGRLRRRLRATGITSFDDYCDFLFNGDGLETETVHLIDAVTTNKTDFFREPKHFEYMEAVALPDLVKRGERRLRAWSSACSTGAEPYTMAMVLSEFAERVPGIDYSVLATDLSTDVLEAARIGIYADSLVEPVPADLRRKYVMSSKQQQRREVRIVPRLRSHVGFGRMNLMDKSYGVGGPMHIIFCRNVLIYFDKPTQADVIGRLCECLLPGGYLFIGHSESLAGIDLPLKQVSNTVFQRL, encoded by the coding sequence ATGAGAGTGGCCCAACAGGAAAGCCAGGCTTTCGGCGATCACATCAGCAAGCGTAATTTCGAAAAGCTTGCCCAGTTCATCTATGAGTATAGCGGCATCAAGATGCCGACGACGAAACTGACGATGCTCGAGGGCCGCCTGCGCCGGCGCCTTCGGGCAACGGGGATCACTTCCTTCGACGACTATTGCGATTTCCTGTTCAACGGCGATGGGCTCGAAACCGAGACGGTGCACCTGATCGATGCGGTCACGACCAACAAGACCGACTTCTTTCGTGAGCCGAAGCACTTCGAATACATGGAAGCCGTGGCCTTGCCCGATCTCGTCAAACGCGGGGAACGGCGGCTGCGGGCGTGGAGTTCTGCCTGCTCGACAGGCGCCGAGCCCTACACGATGGCAATGGTGCTGTCTGAGTTTGCCGAACGCGTGCCCGGTATCGACTATTCGGTGCTTGCGACAGATCTGAGCACCGACGTGCTGGAAGCGGCCCGCATCGGGATCTACGCCGACAGTCTCGTCGAACCAGTTCCGGCCGATCTTCGGCGGAAATATGTCATGAGCTCGAAGCAGCAGCAACGGCGGGAGGTGCGCATCGTGCCGCGTTTGCGGTCGCATGTCGGTTTTGGGCGGATGAACCTGATGGACAAGTCCTACGGTGTGGGCGGTCCCATGCACATCATCTTCTGCCGCAACGTTCTCATCTACTTCGACAAACCGACCCAGGCAGATGTCATCGGCCGCCTCTGCGAATGCCTGCTGCCGGGCGGCTATCTGTTTATCGGCCACTCGGAATCGCTTGCCGGCATCGACCTGCCGTTGAAGCAGGTATCAAATACGGTCTTTCAGCGCCTCTAA
- a CDS encoding chemotaxis protein CheW, with the protein MATAPLESQFVTFSLGEEVFAVPVEVVREILDYAEAFKIPNGPDYLLGLRDVRGQGVPTIDLRLKLGLSKTIPTPHTRVLVLDIPIGPKTLTLGLVADRVFEVTPFLRDQIEAAPDIGIRWRSDYIAGVVRRENGFVVIVDLAQLLSYEDTAMLSPRTGQAA; encoded by the coding sequence ATGGCCACAGCACCGCTCGAATCGCAATTCGTCACCTTCAGCCTCGGCGAGGAAGTCTTCGCCGTGCCGGTCGAAGTGGTTCGCGAAATTCTCGATTATGCCGAGGCTTTCAAGATCCCCAACGGTCCGGATTACCTGCTCGGCCTGCGCGATGTGCGCGGGCAGGGGGTACCCACCATCGATCTCAGGCTGAAGCTCGGTCTTTCGAAGACCATCCCGACACCACATACCCGCGTGCTGGTTCTCGACATTCCGATCGGTCCGAAAACCCTGACGCTTGGCCTCGTCGCAGACCGGGTTTTCGAGGTGACGCCATTCCTGCGTGACCAGATCGAAGCGGCTCCGGATATCGGCATTCGCTGGCGTTCCGACTACATCGCCGGCGTCGTCCGCCGCGAGAACGGCTTCGTCGTCATCGTCGACCTGGCGCAATTGCTGTCGTACGAGGATACTGCGATGCTCTCCCCGCGCACCGGCCAAGCAGCGTGA
- a CDS encoding methyl-accepting chemotaxis protein, giving the protein MRFTIKLKLSLVFGFIVLLTCAMAGLSIYNLSSLNNDISEMVAGPVANLRDSGELSDAVLRSIRSEKDAIINTDASKINGYIDEVTQQRELVKTLLQRLSTSPDPDVRNGIAQFADLYGKWIPLQDRVIALAKANTTESNSQAGAISMGEGQQVTVQLLQVLSKLSTTVTGNVAETDSATNDQYANSRNLLVSMTIGLIIVASISALWILLNISRGLKRAVSLADAVSIGDLDQEIQHKSNDEIRDLVTSMSRMTANLRNTATIASQISDGDLTVAPKPLSDKDTLGMALEQMVDRLRGVVADALSASDNVSSGSQELSASSEQVSQGATEQAASAEEASAAMEEMASNIKQNADNAAQTEKIARQSAKDAEASGEAVTRAVSAMRTIAEKIGIVQEIARQTDLLALNAAVEAARAGEHGKGFAVVASEVRKLAERSQSAAAEIGSMSSDTVKAAAEAGDMLSRLVPDIRKTAELISEISAACREQDIGASQINEAIQQLDKVTQQNAGASEQMSATSEELAAQAEELQTSIAFFKVDQGSKKVTRAPAVRTTARAPVTSARKAPGSKTSNTVAGQQARLKGYALDLSMGGPDDGDMDFKESA; this is encoded by the coding sequence ATGCGTTTCACGATCAAATTAAAACTGAGCCTAGTGTTCGGTTTCATCGTCCTCCTCACCTGCGCCATGGCAGGGTTGTCGATCTACAACCTGTCCTCTCTCAACAACGACATTTCCGAAATGGTTGCAGGCCCCGTTGCCAACCTTCGGGATTCCGGAGAGCTTTCGGATGCCGTCCTGCGCTCGATACGCTCGGAAAAGGACGCCATCATCAACACCGATGCGTCCAAAATCAATGGTTATATCGACGAGGTCACGCAGCAGCGCGAACTGGTCAAAACTCTGCTGCAACGTCTTTCCACATCGCCTGACCCGGACGTCCGCAACGGCATCGCCCAGTTCGCTGATCTCTATGGCAAATGGATACCGTTGCAGGATCGCGTCATCGCCCTTGCAAAGGCAAATACCACCGAATCCAACAGCCAGGCCGGTGCCATCTCGATGGGCGAAGGCCAGCAGGTCACGGTCCAGCTTCTGCAGGTCCTGTCGAAGCTGAGCACTACTGTTACCGGCAACGTCGCCGAAACGGATTCGGCGACCAACGACCAGTATGCCAACTCGCGAAATCTCCTGGTGTCGATGACCATCGGATTGATCATCGTGGCGTCCATTTCCGCACTCTGGATACTGCTCAACATCTCTCGCGGCCTCAAGCGCGCGGTAAGCCTCGCCGATGCCGTCAGCATTGGCGATCTCGATCAGGAGATCCAGCACAAGAGCAACGACGAAATCCGCGATCTGGTGACCTCGATGAGCCGGATGACGGCGAACCTTCGCAACACAGCGACGATCGCATCGCAGATCTCGGACGGCGACCTGACGGTTGCACCGAAGCCGCTGTCGGACAAGGATACGCTCGGCATGGCACTGGAGCAAATGGTCGACCGCCTTCGTGGCGTCGTTGCCGATGCCCTGTCCGCTTCCGATAACGTCTCCTCCGGTAGCCAGGAACTCTCGGCCAGCTCCGAGCAGGTATCGCAGGGCGCAACCGAGCAGGCAGCCTCTGCCGAAGAAGCCTCGGCTGCGATGGAAGAGATGGCCTCGAACATCAAGCAGAACGCCGACAATGCCGCCCAGACGGAAAAGATCGCCCGCCAGTCGGCCAAGGATGCGGAAGCCTCTGGTGAAGCCGTTACCCGCGCTGTCAGCGCCATGCGGACCATTGCCGAGAAGATCGGTATCGTCCAGGAAATCGCTCGTCAGACTGATCTGTTGGCCCTGAATGCAGCCGTGGAAGCGGCTCGTGCCGGCGAACATGGCAAGGGCTTTGCGGTCGTCGCCTCAGAAGTCCGCAAGCTTGCCGAGCGCAGCCAGTCGGCTGCGGCGGAAATCGGCTCGATGTCCAGCGATACGGTGAAGGCGGCCGCTGAAGCCGGCGACATGCTGAGCCGCCTGGTGCCGGATATCCGCAAGACCGCCGAGCTCATCTCTGAGATCAGTGCCGCCTGCCGCGAGCAGGATATCGGTGCCTCGCAGATCAACGAAGCCATCCAGCAGCTCGACAAGGTCACCCAGCAGAATGCCGGTGCCTCCGAGCAGATGTCGGCAACGTCGGAAGAACTCGCTGCCCAGGCCGAAGAGCTGCAGACGTCGATCGCCTTCTTCAAGGTCGACCAGGGTTCGAAGAAAGTTACCCGTGCCCCTGCCGTGCGGACCACCGCCCGCGCACCGGTCACGTCCGCCCGCAAGGCTCCGGGTTCGAAAACAAGCAATACGGTCGCAGGCCAGCAGGCGCGGCTGAAGGGCTACGCACTCGATCTCTCCATGGGCGGCCCGGACGATGGCGACATGGACTTCAAGGAAAGCGCATAA